The sequence below is a genomic window from Kitasatospora kifunensis.
CGATGGCTCACCCTCGCCCGAGGGCCCGCTCGCCGACTACGTCTTCGCCCAGGCCGACCTGCGCCGCCCCGCGATCGCCCGGGTGCTGGCCGAGTACGCGGTGGACACCGTGGTGCACCTCAACGTCAGCGCCACCAACCCGGGCGCGGCGGCCCGCTCCACGGTCAAGGAGATCAACGTCATCGGCAGCATGCAGCTGCTCGGTGCCTGCCAGCAGTCGGGGCTGATCCGGCGGCTGGTGGTGAAGTCGACCACCGGCGTCTACGGCGCCACCCCGCGCGACCCCGCCGTCTTCTTCGAGCGCACCCCGCCCAAGACCCTGCCGGCCGGCGGCTTCGCCAAGGACGCGGCCGAGGTCGAGGGCTATGTGCGCGGTTTCGCCCGGCGCCGGCCCGATGTCGCGGTCAGCGTGCTGCGGTTCGCCAACCTGGTCGGGCCCGGCGCCGACACCCCGCTCGCCGAGTACTTCACGCTGCCCGTGCTGCCCACCGCGCTCGGCCACGACCCGCGGCTGCAGTTCGTGCACGAGGACGATGCCATCGAGGTGCTGCGGTTGGCCGCGCTCGACCCGGACCCGGGCGAGCTGCGGCGCACCGGCACCTTCAACGTCGCGGGGGAGGGGGTGCTGCTGCTCTCCCAGTGCGCCCGCCGCCTGGGCCGGCCCACCGTGCCGGTGCTGCTGCCCGCGCTCGGCCTGGTCGCCGAGCTGGCCAAGCGGACCAGGGTCTCGGACTTCTCGACCGAGCAGATCGGCCTGCTGACGCACGGCCGGGTGGTGGACACCACCGCGCTGCGCGAGGTCTTCGGCTACCGGCCGCACTTCAGCACGCCCGCGGCGTTCGCCGACTTCGCCGCAGGTCAGCGCGGCGGGCTGCTGCCGCCCGAGCGGCTGACCGCCCTCACCGACCGGCTGACCGCACTGCTGCCCACCACCGACCACAGGAGCGCAGGCCGATGAAGCCCTCCCAGGAGACGAAGGCCGCTCAGGAAGAGCCGGCCCCCGACGCCGCGCCGCCCGGCAAGGTGATCCCGATCGAGACCGCGCCGAGCTGGGCGCCCGGACCCGCCGACCAGGGCCCGGCGGCCGACCAGGGGCCGGCGGCCTTCGCCGGGCGGCTGGCCGAGGGGCTGGGCACGCTGCTGGCCGGGCGGGTGGGGACGGCGGCCGACGGGCTGCTCGGCAAGGGCTGGGAGAGCAAGGCGGCCGACGGGCTGGCCTTCCTGCGCCGCCGGATCACCGGCGACTACGAGGTGGACGAGTTCGGCTTCGACCGCGAGTTGACCGAGCAGGTCTTCCTGACGGCGCTGCGGCCGCTGGCCGAGAAGTACTTCCGGGTCGAGGTCCGCGGGATCGAGCACATCCCGCTCGAGGGCGGCGCCCTGGTGGTGGCCAACCACTCGGGCGTGCTCCCGCTGGACGCCCTGATGACCCAGGTGGCGATCCACGACCACCACCCGGGCCGACGCCACCTGCGGATGCTCGCCGCCGACCTGGTCTTCGTACTGCCGCTGATCGGTGAGCTGGCCCGCAAGTCCGGGCACACGCTGGCCTGCAACGAGGACGCCCAGGCGCTGCTGGAGCGCGGCGAGGTGGTCGGCGTCTGGCCGGAGGGCTTCAAGGGGATCGGCAAGCCGTTCGCCGACCGCTACAAGCTGCAGCGGTTCGGGCGCGGCGGCTTCGTGGCCTCCGCGCTGCGGGCCGGAGTGCCGATCGTGCCCTGCTCGATCGTCGGTGCCGAGGAGACCTATCCGATGCTCGGCAACGTCAAGAGCCTGGCCCGGTTGCTCGGGCTGCCCTACCTGCCGATCACCCCGACCTTCCCGTGGCTCGGCCCGCTCGGCGCGATCCCGCTGCCGACCAAGTGGACGATCCAGTTCGGCGAGCCGATCCGCACGGACGGCTATCCGCCGGAGGCGGCCGAGGACCCGATGCTGGTCTTCAACCTGACCGACGAGGTGCGCGAGACCATCCAGCACACGCTCTACGAGCTGCTGGTGGCCAGGCGCAGCGTCTTCTTCTAGTCGTAGCTGCGGCCGGTGGCCGGTGGCCGGTGGGTGGTCGGCCTGGGCCGACCACCCACCGAGCCCCGACTCAGTTCCCGTCCAGCCCCAACCCCGGCAGCAGGCCCGGGATCAGTGGCGGCAGGTTGAGCCCCTGCCCCGTGGCCGGCGTGCCGCCGCCCTGGCCGGGGGCGGCCGTCGGAGCGGCCGGCGCGGGCGTGGTGCCCGGCGTCGGGGTGCTCTGCGGGGCGCCCGAGGAGGCCGGTGCCGCAGGGGCCGCCCCCGCGCCCGCACCGGTGCCGGTCAGGCTCCCGGTCAGGCCGTTGACCAGCCCGCCCACCGGGTTGCCGCCGCCGCCGAGCGGGCCGCCCTGGGCGGCCTGGCCGCCGCCCGGGCTCTGCGGCGCGCCGCCGCCCGTCGAGGGCGCTCCGCTGCCGCTCCGGCCGCCGCCGCTCGGTGCGGTGGAGGCCGGGTGGCCGCTCTGGCCGTTGCCGGTCGCGGAGTTGGCGGGCGAGGCGGCCTGCCCGCTTCCGGTCGCGGGGCCGACCGCGGGCGTCTGCCCCGGTGCGGCAGGCCCTTGCGCCGGCTCCAGGTGCAGCGGTGCGACGTCCTCGTTCAGGTCGCCGAAGAGCTGGTCGACCTGACCGGCCACCGGGGTCAACTGCTGGGGCAGCCGCGGCTGCAGGGCGCTCCAGTGGTTGTCCTGGGCCTCGGCGAAGCTGGCCAGCGTGCGCATCGGGTCGAGCGAGCCGTTGGCCCGATAGACCGAGCGCAGCAGGTCCCGGCCCTTGGCCGCCTCGGCGTGCATGTCCTTGAGCGCCGAGGCGAGTTGGGCCACCGTGCTCTGGCTGAGCGCGCCGTTGCCGCCGCCTCGGCCGACCAGCGAACGCGCCTCCGCGAGCCGGGTGGAGGCCTGGTCGAGCAGCAGCGCGCCGCGCTCGGCGTCCGAGCCGGCCAGGTCGAGCCGCAGGCCCTCAAGGCCCCGCTTCATACCGTAGAGCGGGTCACCGGGCAGCGCGCCCGAACTGGCGGCGGCCACCCCGGCGAAGCTGCCCACGGTGACCCCGGCGACCAGCCCGGTGATCGCGAACCGCCGCCCCCAGCGCCGCCGTTGCAGGCCGCGCTCGGCGCGGTGCCGACGCTGGCGCGGCACGGTGGGCAGGCCACCGGCCGCGTGCTGCTCGAACGCGGCCAGCAGCAGCGCGCGTTGCTCGCTCTTCACCCCGGCGTCCATGGCGGGGGCGGCGAGTGCCGTCAACGCCTTGGTCGTATCGAGGAGTTGCCCCAGGGTCGCGCTCTCTGCGGGTTGTCCCGTCCGGTGGGCCTCCAGCGCCTCGGCGAAGGCCTTCGCCCGCCGGTGCTCCAGCACGTTTGCCGTCACGGGCCACACCTCCCTTCGTCGTTGTCGACTCCCCGGCCTGCCGGACGGTTGCCACGGCGGGCCAAATCCACTCCTTCGGGTGACGGTTCGCGGCTTGGCTTGACCACGCGACCCGAGGGGGTTTGCACGCTGGGCAACGAGCGGTGCGGGCAGTCGGTTACGCACGAGTGATCATGTGACCGCATTCTCACCCGGACGTGTGGGAACGGTCCGCCGGGTGACCCGCCGTCAGCTATGGTCATCGGGCCGGGTCAGCGGGCGTCCGGCGGCAGCAGCCGGGCCAGCGTGCGGACCGCGCGGTACTGCAGGGTCTTGATGGCCCCTTCGTTCTTGCCCATGATCCGGGCCGTCTCGGCGACCGAGAGGCCTTGCAGGAAGCGGAGGGTGACGCACTCCTGCTGCTGCGGGTTGAGTCTGCGTACGGCGTCCAGCAGGGCGGCGTTGGAGAGCGACTCCAGCACCGAGTCCTCCGGGCTGCGCTCGCACTCGTTGGAGTCGAGCATCTCGCCGGTGGTCACCTCCAGCCGGAACCGGCTGGACTTGAAGTGGTCGGCGACCAGGTTGCGCGCGATGGTCACCAGCCAGGCGCCGAAGTCCCGGCCCTGCCAGGTGAAGGTGCCGATCCGGCGCAGCGCGCGCAGGAAGGTCTCGCTGGTCAGGTCCTCGGCCGTGGCCCGGCTGCCGACCCGGTAGTAGATGTAGCGGTAGACCGTGTCGCAGTAGTGGTCGTAGAGCCGCCCGAACGCCTCGCTCTCGCCGGCCTGGGCGCGCTCGACCAACTCCATGATCGGGTTGTGCTCGGTCTCGGTGCCCTGGTGCGGCACGGTGCCGGTGCGGCCGCGGGTGCCGGTGCCGGCACCCCGGCTGCGGGTGCCCGCCGAGCCGGTGGCGGCCGAGCGCAGCGCGGTTCCCTGGGCGACCCCGGCGAACGGCCCGAACGGGCCATGCCCGACCGGTGATTGGAACGCGCCGCCGGCGGGGACCAGCTCGGGGAGCGACGGCAGCAGCTGGCTGCGCAGCAGGGTACGCAGCAGGCGCAGGTTGCGGGTGGTCGCGCGGGGCAGGGCAGCGAGCGCGAGGGGGGGCGACGGGCGGGCGGGAGCAGGCGCGTCGGTCCGGGCGGGTGGGTACACGGGACTCCCAGAGGCAGAACTGTGGACGGATCACCTCCGCCTGCGCGGAGAGCACAACTCCCCGTCACCCCGTCGGGGGGACACCTGGGGTGGACGTGCATCCAGGAGAGAATAACGCTTTGTGCAATGACAGCTACACCGTGTGGTGGAAGTGGTCGATAGGGATCCACTTCGCGTGGTATATGAGCTGAAACCGACCGAACGAAGCACCGAACCGCGTGCTGTTGGTGAGCAATCGAGGGCACTCTGTGACCGATTACGAGGTCGGGCGGGCGGTTTCCCCGCCGACGGGCCTGCCAATCCCAGACTTTCCAGGGCGTTCGAACGATCAGAACCGGTCATCGCGAGGCCGACGCTGGAGGTCAGACGGATTGGCCTGGTGACAGGTGCGGTGACGGCGTTTCGAGCCGGCCGCAGCGATCGATCGCCGACCTGGCGGCCTCGTTGACGGGCCGTCAGGCAATGGGTTGACGAGTCGTCAACTCCGCTTGCGCCGCAGTGCCACGGCTGCCACCGTCGCGCCGGCCGCCGCTCCCAGCACCACTGCGGCCGGCACGCCGATCCGCGCCGCCTTGCGCCCGGTGCGGAAGTCCTGCACCCGCCAGCCGTGCGCCCGCGCGTACTTGCGCAGCCGCGCATCGGGGTTGATCACGAAGGGATGCCCGACCAGCGAGAGCATCGGGATGTCGTTGGCCGAGTCGCTGTACGCGGCGCAGTGGCCGAGGTCCAACTGCTCGTGCCGGGCCAGCGCCCGCACCGCGGCCGCCTTGGCGGGACCGTGCAGCATCTCGCCCACCAGCCGGCCGGTGTAGCAGCCGTCGGTCGCCTCCGCCACCGTGCCCAGCGCCCCGGTCATGCCGAGTCGGCGGGCGATGATCCGGGCCACCTCCTGCGGGGCCGCCGTCACCAACCAGACCCGCTGGCCGGCGTCCAGGTGCATCTGCACCAGCGCCCGGGTGCCCGGCCAGACCTTGGCGGCGACGATCTCCTCGAAGATCTCCTCGCAGATCGCCTCCAGGTCGGCGGTGCGCTTGCCGGCCACCAGCGAGAGCGCGGTGTGCTGCGCGTCGGCGATGTGCCCGGGGTCCTCGGTGCCGAGCAGTCGGAACCAGGCCTGCTGCCAGGCGAACTTGGCCACGTCGCGGCGGGTGAAGAAGTTGCGGCGGTAGAGCCCGACGCCGAGGTAGAAGACCGCCGCGCCCTGCAGGATCGTGTTGTCGCAGTCGAAGAAGGCGGCGCCCTGCGGGTGGTCCACCGGGGGAGCGGCGGACTCCTGCTCGGCATCCCGCTCGATGGCCGGCGCCGGCGTCGCCTCGGATTCGCGGGCCGACGCGGACGTCGATGCCGCCCGCTCGCGCAGCGCCTGCTCGGCCGCCTGCGCGGCGGCCTCGCCTGCCAGGGCGGCCCGCTCGGAGGAGGAACGTCTTGCCTGGGTGAGCCTTCGCAGCGCGGCCATGGCACCGAGCATAGTCAGCCCTGGTGAATGCCGGTGTGGACGCCCTGGCGAACACCGGTCGGCCTACCGGCGACGAGGCGAATGGGCGGCCCGCGGGCCGCGGCGCACAATGGGGCGGTGACCCCTCTGCTGCGCCGCGAACGGCGTTCCGACCCCGCCGACCGGACCGTGACCCTGATCGGCAAGCCCGACTGCCACTTGTGCGAGCAGGCCAGGGAGGTGATCACGCGGGTCACCGCCGATCTGGGCGCCGGCTTCGAGGAGCAGGACATCACCCAGGACGAGGAGCTCTACCGCAAGTACTGGGAGCAGATCCCGGTGACCCTGATCGACGGCCGCCAGCACGACTTCTGGCGGGTCGACG
It includes:
- a CDS encoding lysophospholipid acyltransferase family protein, encoding MKPSQETKAAQEEPAPDAAPPGKVIPIETAPSWAPGPADQGPAADQGPAAFAGRLAEGLGTLLAGRVGTAADGLLGKGWESKAADGLAFLRRRITGDYEVDEFGFDRELTEQVFLTALRPLAEKYFRVEVRGIEHIPLEGGALVVANHSGVLPLDALMTQVAIHDHHPGRRHLRMLAADLVFVLPLIGELARKSGHTLACNEDAQALLERGEVVGVWPEGFKGIGKPFADRYKLQRFGRGGFVASALRAGVPIVPCSIVGAEETYPMLGNVKSLARLLGLPYLPITPTFPWLGPLGAIPLPTKWTIQFGEPIRTDGYPPEAAEDPMLVFNLTDEVRETIQHTLYELLVARRSVFF
- a CDS encoding NAD-dependent epimerase/dehydratase family protein: MGKVVLVTGVARQLGARFAERMRREPGVDLVVGADTEPLRRPSVPPAPPPDGSPSPEGPLADYVFAQADLRRPAIARVLAEYAVDTVVHLNVSATNPGAAARSTVKEINVIGSMQLLGACQQSGLIRRLVVKSTTGVYGATPRDPAVFFERTPPKTLPAGGFAKDAAEVEGYVRGFARRRPDVAVSVLRFANLVGPGADTPLAEYFTLPVLPTALGHDPRLQFVHEDDAIEVLRLAALDPDPGELRRTGTFNVAGEGVLLLSQCARRLGRPTVPVLLPALGLVAELAKRTRVSDFSTEQIGLLTHGRVVDTTALREVFGYRPHFSTPAAFADFAAGQRGGLLPPERLTALTDRLTALLPTTDHRSAGR
- a CDS encoding ECF subfamily RNA polymerase sigma factor, BldN family; translated protein: MRLLRTLLRSQLLPSLPELVPAGGAFQSPVGHGPFGPFAGVAQGTALRSAATGSAGTRSRGAGTGTRGRTGTVPHQGTETEHNPIMELVERAQAGESEAFGRLYDHYCDTVYRYIYYRVGSRATAEDLTSETFLRALRRIGTFTWQGRDFGAWLVTIARNLVADHFKSSRFRLEVTTGEMLDSNECERSPEDSVLESLSNAALLDAVRRLNPQQQECVTLRFLQGLSVAETARIMGKNEGAIKTLQYRAVRTLARLLPPDAR
- a CDS encoding glutaredoxin family protein, which encodes MGGPRAAAHNGAVTPLLRRERRSDPADRTVTLIGKPDCHLCEQAREVITRVTADLGAGFEEQDITQDEELYRKYWEQIPVTLIDGRQHDFWRVDEARLRAALTR
- a CDS encoding DUF5667 domain-containing protein — its product is MTANVLEHRRAKAFAEALEAHRTGQPAESATLGQLLDTTKALTALAAPAMDAGVKSEQRALLLAAFEQHAAGGLPTVPRQRRHRAERGLQRRRWGRRFAITGLVAGVTVGSFAGVAAASSGALPGDPLYGMKRGLEGLRLDLAGSDAERGALLLDQASTRLAEARSLVGRGGGNGALSQSTVAQLASALKDMHAEAAKGRDLLRSVYRANGSLDPMRTLASFAEAQDNHWSALQPRLPQQLTPVAGQVDQLFGDLNEDVAPLHLEPAQGPAAPGQTPAVGPATGSGQAASPANSATGNGQSGHPASTAPSGGGRSGSGAPSTGGGAPQSPGGGQAAQGGPLGGGGNPVGGLVNGLTGSLTGTGAGAGAAPAAPASSGAPQSTPTPGTTPAPAAPTAAPGQGGGTPATGQGLNLPPLIPGLLPGLGLDGN
- a CDS encoding HAD family hydrolase gives rise to the protein MAALRRLTQARRSSSERAALAGEAAAQAAEQALRERAASTSASARESEATPAPAIERDAEQESAAPPVDHPQGAAFFDCDNTILQGAAVFYLGVGLYRRNFFTRRDVAKFAWQQAWFRLLGTEDPGHIADAQHTALSLVAGKRTADLEAICEEIFEEIVAAKVWPGTRALVQMHLDAGQRVWLVTAAPQEVARIIARRLGMTGALGTVAEATDGCYTGRLVGEMLHGPAKAAAVRALARHEQLDLGHCAAYSDSANDIPMLSLVGHPFVINPDARLRKYARAHGWRVQDFRTGRKAARIGVPAAVVLGAAAGATVAAVALRRKRS